The following proteins are encoded in a genomic region of Tachysurus fulvidraco isolate hzauxx_2018 chromosome 22, HZAU_PFXX_2.0, whole genome shotgun sequence:
- the tagln gene encoding transgelin isoform X1 — translation MAAQGAPGMANKGPSYGLSRQVQDKIDKKYDPDLEQRLVEWIMAQCGSGVGKPAEGKHGFQDWLKDGCVLSELINSLHDVDKPVKKIQSSPMAFKQMEQVSQFLNAAEAYGVTKTDMFQTVDLWEGKDLAAVQRTLMALGSIAVTKDDGTFRGNPDWFFKKAQENRRDFSDDQLKSGKSVIGLQMGSNKGASQAGMTGYGRPRQILNP, via the exons ATGGCAGCACAG GGAGCCCCAGGCATGGCCAACAAAGGTCCATCCTACGGACTGAGTCGCCAGGTGCAAGACAAGATCGATAAGAAGTATGACCCCGATCTTGAGCAGCGTCTGGTGGAGTGGATTATGGCCCAGTGCGGTTCTGGTGTGGGGAAGCCTGCAGAAGGAAAGCATGGCTTCCAGGATTGGCTGAAAGATGGATGC gtCCTGAGCGAGCTCATCAACAGTCTCCATGATGTAGACAAGCCTGTAAAAAAGATCCAAAGTTCACCAATGGCCTTCAAACAGATGGAGCAGGTGTCTCAGTTCCTTAATGCCGCAGAGGCATATGGCGTCACCAAAACCGACATGTTTCAGACTGTCGATCTCTGGGAGG GAAAAGACTTGGCTGCAGTGCAACGAACACTGATGGCTCTTGGCAGCATTGCAGTCACAAAGGATGATGGGACTTTCCGTGGTAATCCTGACTGGTTCTTCAA GAAAGCTCAGGAGAACCGGAGGGACTTTTCTGATGACCAGCTAAAATCGGGGAAGAGTGTTATCGGCCTGCAGATGGGCTCCAACAAAGGGGCATCCCAAGCTGGCATGACAGGCTATGGTAGACCCAGGCAGATCCTAAACCCTTAA
- the tagln gene encoding transgelin isoform X2 — translation MANKGPSYGLSRQVQDKIDKKYDPDLEQRLVEWIMAQCGSGVGKPAEGKHGFQDWLKDGCVLSELINSLHDVDKPVKKIQSSPMAFKQMEQVSQFLNAAEAYGVTKTDMFQTVDLWEGKDLAAVQRTLMALGSIAVTKDDGTFRGNPDWFFKKAQENRRDFSDDQLKSGKSVIGLQMGSNKGASQAGMTGYGRPRQILNP, via the exons ATGGCCAACAAAGGTCCATCCTACGGACTGAGTCGCCAGGTGCAAGACAAGATCGATAAGAAGTATGACCCCGATCTTGAGCAGCGTCTGGTGGAGTGGATTATGGCCCAGTGCGGTTCTGGTGTGGGGAAGCCTGCAGAAGGAAAGCATGGCTTCCAGGATTGGCTGAAAGATGGATGC gtCCTGAGCGAGCTCATCAACAGTCTCCATGATGTAGACAAGCCTGTAAAAAAGATCCAAAGTTCACCAATGGCCTTCAAACAGATGGAGCAGGTGTCTCAGTTCCTTAATGCCGCAGAGGCATATGGCGTCACCAAAACCGACATGTTTCAGACTGTCGATCTCTGGGAGG GAAAAGACTTGGCTGCAGTGCAACGAACACTGATGGCTCTTGGCAGCATTGCAGTCACAAAGGATGATGGGACTTTCCGTGGTAATCCTGACTGGTTCTTCAA GAAAGCTCAGGAGAACCGGAGGGACTTTTCTGATGACCAGCTAAAATCGGGGAAGAGTGTTATCGGCCTGCAGATGGGCTCCAACAAAGGGGCATCCCAAGCTGGCATGACAGGCTATGGTAGACCCAGGCAGATCCTAAACCCTTAA